The genome window TGGCGACGGTCTTATCTTTGAGATACTTGAGGTCAGCGTCTTTTTCGTAATAAACCTTCATTGTACAAAACTCCTAAGGGTTCGGTCGGCCCGTGGGTGGTGAGCACGGGCCAATGAGTGAAATATATCCCTCACGGCTGATAGCGCACAGCCGACGCTTCCCGGCCTCTTACGACCGGGAGCAACGATTGTCCAGCGCTTTAAGCCGTTCGGGTGGTATTAATCGATCTGCATGGCACGCTTCATGGCCACGTTGCCGGTGCGGGCGATCTCCTTGATGCCGAATCGGGATAGGAGATTGACGATGGCCTTAATCTTGCCATGGTCGCCCGTGCACTCGATGGTCAGTTCGTCAATGCTCACATCCACGACCTTGCAGCGAAAAATATCCGTAATACGTAGAATTTCCGCGCGTTTGGAGTCTTCCGCATTGACCTTGACGAGAACCATCTCGCGCTCCACGGCCTGGACCTGGGTGAAGTCCTTGACCGTGATGACCGGAACCAGCTTGCGAAGCTGTTTGACGATCTGTTCAATGATGGCGTCGTCCCCCCGGGCCACGATGGTCATGAGCGAAACGCCCTTTTCCAGGGTGGGAGCGACGTTGAGTGATTCGATGTTGAAGCCCCTGCCGCTGAAAAGCCCCGCAACCCTGGAAAGGACACCGGGCTCGTTCTCGACCATGACGGAAAGCGTATGTTTCATGGTTCCTCTCTCCTAAACGAGCAGCATCTCGGTCAGCGAGGCCCCGGCCGGGACCATCGGGTAAACATTCTCTTCCTGAGCCACGCGGACATCCACAATGCAGGGCTTGTCCACTTCAAAGGCTTCTCGGAGCACCTTTTCCACGTCCTTTTTCTCGGTGATGCGATAGCCCGCCGCGCCATAGGCCTCGGCCAGCTTCACGAAATCGGGCTGGGCGTCCATGCAGGTGGCGCAGTAGTTCTTCTTGTAGAACAATTCCTGCCACTGGCGGACCATGCCCAGGTACCCGTTGTTCAGGATGACGATCTTGACCGGCAGCTTGTTGCAGACCACGGTCATCATCTCCTGGATGTTCATCTGGATGGAACCGTCCCCGGCGATGTTGACGACCAGCTTGTCCGGAAAGGCCCGCTGGGCCCCCATGGCGGCGGGGAACCCGTACCCCATGGTGCCGAGACCACCCGACGTCAGGAACGTGTTGGGTTCCTTGACCTTGTAGAACTGGGCGGCCCACATCTGGTTCTGGCCCACCTCGGTGCAAACTATGGCGTCGCCCTTGGTGATCTCGTAGATCTTCTCCACCACGTACTGGGGTTTGATCTTCACCTCGTCGTCGATGTAGGTCAGCGGGTGCAGCCGGTTCCATTCGATGATCTGCTCAAGCCACTGCTCGTGCTTGCGCTGCCAGTTCACTTCGCCCTTGATGGACTTCATTTCCTTTTGCAGCGCGGCCAGCGCGCTCTTGCAGTCGGCAACAAGCGGCACGTGCACGGAAACGTTCTTCTGGATGGACGTGGGGTCCACGTCGATATGCACGATGGTCGCGTGCGGTGCGAACTCGCTGATCTTGCCGGTGACGCGGTCGTCGAAACGCGCGCCCACGGCCAGGAGCAGATCGCAGTTGTTCACGGCCATGTTGGCGCAATAGGTGCCGTGCATTCCCAGCATGCCCAGCCAGAGTTCCTCGTCATCCCCCGGATAGGCCCCCAGGCCCATGAGGGTGGAGGTCACGGGGATGCGAAGTTCCCGGGCCAGCCAGCGCAATTCCTCATGGCTCTTCGAGGAGATCACGCCGCCACCGGAATAGATGAGCGGCCGCTCGGCCTTCTTGATCAGCTGCGCCAGCTTGCGGATCTGCCCGATATGCGGCTTGACGTTGGGATTGTAGCTACGGAGGGAGATCGATTCGGGGTACTCGAACTCGCATTTCTGACTCATCAGGTCTTTGGGCACATCCACCAGCACGGGACCGGGGCGCCCGGTCCGTGCGAGGTAGAATGCCTGTTTGACGGTCCTGGCCAGATCACGGACGTCCTGCACCAGGTAATTGTGCTTGGTACAGGGCCGGGTAATGCCGACAATGTCCACCTCCTGGAACGCATCGTTGCCGATGAGCGGAGAGGGCACCTGCCCGGTGAAAATGACCACAGGAATGGAATCCATGTATGCCGTGGCAATACCGGTGACGGTATTGGTGGCGCCGGGGCCCGAAGTTACTAGGCATACTCCAGTCTTTCCGGTGGCGCGAGCGTAACCGTCCGCGGCATGGATAGCGCCCTGTTCGTGGCGCACTAGAATATGTTCAATGGAGAAGTTGGGAATTTCGTCGTAAATGTCGATCACGGCTCCGCCAGGGAAGCCGAACATGGCATCGACACCTTCCTCCTCCAAGCACTTCAACAATATCTGGGCCCCAGTCAGCTCCATCCTACGCCTCCGTATCTCGATATTTATCCAATATCGTTTGAAGTTTCGTTTTTCCCGCCAGTTTCTTCTTCTTGAGTTCCTTCATTTCCTGAGTCTCGGTGGGGCTCAGGTAACCTTTACCCTCGAGCTTCTCGAGCATCTTTTCGTATACGATATGCTGGTCCCATAGGGACTTGAGTTCCACGTCTTCAACACCAAACTTTTCAATAAGGGCCAGATCCTTCGACTCCATTGGACGCTCCTTTGGTTAAGCGTTCACACGTTATTGCTCCCCCGAGGGAACCAACCGTTCCCAATCGGGCTCTCTACGACTATCTACAGCCAGGACCTTCCTTCGGTTGCTCTGGCCTGATTCCAATGTGACTTGATTTTTCTTGAGGCCAAGCTGGTCGGCCAAATAGGCGACAAGGGCCTTGTTGGCCTTGTTGTCGACGGCGGGCGCGTTCAGGCGCACCTTCAAACACCCCTGGTACGTCCCGGCCAAGCCGTTCTTCCTGGCTCCGGGCTGTACCCAGACATCGAGATTCCAGTGACTGTCGCCCTTTTGTCTGGCGAATTCAGGGAGTGTTTTTATTGTCTCTCGGATCATTCAGCTTTTTTCAGGTAAGTGAGCTTGGACTCCAGCTCTTCCATTTTTTCCATATCGGGGTCATCGTGTTCCAACATCTTCAAATGCGAGTCCAATAGGGCCTTTAGCTGAATTTCAAACTGGGTTCTCTGGCGTTTGACGGCTTCCACTTCTTCGTGGATCTGGGCCAACCGGCCGTGTCCCTTCTGCATCATGGCCTCGGCCTTGGTGCGGGCCTCGTCGATGATGAGCTGGGCTTCCCTGGAGGCCTGCACCTTGAGGTCGTCCACCATCTTCTGGGTGCTCATGAGCGTGTCCCGCAGGGTTTCGTCCCGCTTGCGGTACTCCACGATTGCGGCCTCCAGCCGTTTCATCTTCTTTTTCATTTCCTTCTGGCTGTCGGCCATGGAACCGAGGGTCTCGGCGGTCTCCAGCAGGAACTGGTCCACCTCGATCCTGGAATAGCCGAACATCTTCCGGGAAAAACGCTTGTTCAGAAGATCAATCTTGGAAACAGACATGAACGCCTCCTACATCATCGGGGAACCGCCAATGGCTCCGGCCAGGCGGTAGAGGTTGCCCACGACAACAATATCGAGAACTTGAATAGCCAGGATAATGACGATGGGGGAAAGGTCGAAGCCTCCCACATTGAGAAACGGCAAAAGCTGCCTGACCTTGTAGAAGACAGGCTCGGTCACCCCGCGCAAAAAACGCACAATGGGGTTGTACGGATCAGGATTCACCCAGGTGATCAGGGCCGAAATGATGACGATCCACATGTAGGCATTCAGAACGATGCTCAGAACCTTGGCAATGGCAACAACAACTAAATCCATCATTCCTCCGGGTAAGACTGCCGGAAATCCGTGGATATTCCGGCACGTGACTTCAAACTGGCACAGCGGTGTCCTTTTATCAAGTCCTAATAGAGAACTCTTGTGCCGGGATAGGCGCGCTGCATGCAGCGACGCAGGGTCCAGTAATCGGTGATGTGCAGATCGGCCTCAAGCCCAGGATTGCGATAGGCCCAGAAACGAACTCCCGCGGCCCGGGCACAGCGCTGGTCCACAATGGAATCGCCGATGAAGACGACCTCTCCGGGGCGCGCGCCGATCTTGTTCATGGCCTGGTACATGGGCTCGGGGTGCGGCTTAGGTCTGCGCACGTCGGATGAGGTCACCACGGGGTAGAAGAAACCCTCCAAATCCATGAGTTCCAGCACCAGATCCATGGTGTCGGTACGGCTGGTGTTGATGGCCAGGGGAAAACCGCAATCCCTGAGCCACCAGAGAAACTCCTGCAGCCCGTCCATGCGCTTCAGACCCAGACCCGGCAGCAGGTCCCTGTATTTGACCCTACTCTGAAACTCCCGGATGGCCCCCATCTTGTCCTCGGGGATGATCCGCTCCAGGGATTCCGCCGTGGTATGGCAATGGCAGTAGGCCGCGTCCTCCTCGCTCATGGGCGGCAGGCCGATATGTTCGCGCAGCCTGTTGTAATACGCGTTGTTGGAGTCCTTGGAATCAATGAGCACGCCGTCGCAGTCAAACACCAGCGCACCGATGTTCTCGAAAACATCCAACCGCATGAGATCGTTGGTGATGAGCACCTCTGTCTCCTTATACTCTTCTAACCCTTGAGGACCGCGACCTTCACCGGGCGATCGGTCCAGGGCAGTTTTTCGGGCAACCGCTTTCTCCCGGCCAGCTTCCAGGCCGGGGCCTCGGCAACAAGGCTGCCCTGGGGCAGTCCCAACTCGCCGGGCGCGGGGGTAAATTCAATGCCGGATTCCTGCCAAACGTCATAAGCCTCTCCGGATTCGGTCACCAGCACGGCATCCCCGGGCAAAAAGGCGGCCAGGGCCTCCATGACCCGCTGCCAGGGAAAGGCCTTCCCGCTCCCGGCGGGGGCGGTGCCGCTCATGACCTTGCCCAGGGCAAGCTCCTGCTCGTCCTCGCCGCCCTCTTCCATCCCAAGGGTCCGGCCGAACTTGTCCCAGGAGGCGCGCACGCCCTTTTCCAGGCCGCGGGTCTCAATAATGCTCTCCTCCAGGTGCCAGGCGAGCATGAGCGTGAACTGGGCATTGGCCACCTCGGGTGAGGCCTCCACCGGAGCCTCGTCCTTGAGGCGCATCATGAGCTCTCCCTTGATGGCGGAAGTGGACTCGCTGAAATACTCCTCCGGGCTGTTCACGCCGAAAAAGGCCATTTCGGAGGAATCCTTGAACTGCCTGCCGAAAGCCATGCAGTCGCGAATCAGGGCCTGCCCCTGAGTTGCGCTCACAGGAAGGCCATCCGGGCGGAAATACCCCTCCCCGACTTCCCCGCCGGAAAGGCCGGGGTCGAAAAACAGGGCTCCGGCAACCGGCTCCACGGGCAACAACTCGACGTGCATGAACGGAAAATGGATCAGCATCACTTCTTACTCCTGCTCCTCTGGATAAGGCGTGTCTTTCTTTGTTCTGCGGACTTCATAGTGCCGGCACCTGCCGGAGCACTCGGGCAAGGCGGGAATGCACAGGCCGTCGTGCTGCCAGACGCAGCCGGGAGGGTCCTGTCCGGGATCGTATTCATAGCGGTCGCACTCGAGATTGCCGCGCATGAGCCGGTCGAACTGCCGGGCCCAGAGCTCGTTGACTTCCCGCAATTCCAGGCCAAAGGCCTCGGCCCGATGCAGGAACTCATCGAAGATCCGCTCCCAATCCTCCAGCACGCTGCACCGCCATTCGCGGCAATAGCCGGGATTGAGGCGCTCCTGGTACAGGCAGCGCTCTTTCAGATGGAATCGGCAGTCTTCCGCAGGCATTCGTCGCAATTTCTTCATTGTCTCGTCACATGCGGAACAACAAACGCCTCCGCCATGAATTTCACCTTGAAAAAATGGTGTAAGCTCCGAGGATTCGATTGTAAAGGCGGATATCTCCAACTTGGTGCAAATGCGCGCAAAAGTCCCGCCGTTCTTGACCAGACCCCGGCGGGGGTGTATAGCCTCTCTACTCTGTAAAACACTGAATTCAACTTTGGGAGGATATATGATCGGCGGTTTCGGAATTTGGGAACTTCTCATCATCTTGCTTATCGTCCTGGTCATCTTCGGCGCCAAGAAACTGCCTGAAATCGGCGGCGGCATCGGAAAGGCCATCAGTAATTTCAAAAAGGCCACCAACGAGCCCGATGAAATCGACGTGACTCCCAAAGAGAAGAAAGAAGACAAGGAAGCCTAGCCCAAACAACAAAAAAGACCCGGAAAGCAATGCTTTCCGGGTCTTTTTTGTTGGCAAATCGTATCGATCAGTCCACGCGGGGAATATCCCCGCCCTCTTCCGCAAAGAAACCGAATCCCTTGAGCATGTAATGCACCCCGGAAACCACGGTAAGCCCGGCGGTCAGGGAGATAATCCACAGCTCGACCGTATGGTAGTTCAGTTCAAAGGTCTTCTGGATCATGATGAACAGGACCAGACAGATCTGGGCCGTGGTGGTGGCCTTGCTGGACCAAATGGGCTGGATGCGCGACTTGATGTCCACGCCCCAGAAATGGAGCACGGCCAACCCTCCCACGATGATGGCGTCGCGACTGACCACCAGGACCGTAAGCCACTTGGGCAGCCAGCCCTGCTGAGCCAGGCAGATGAAAGAGGTCACCAGCAGGCACTTGTCGGCCAGGGGATCGAGCATGGCCCCGAGCCGGGACCGCTGCTTGAGCAGACGGGCCAGGAATCCGTCCAGGGCATCCGTCAGCCCGGCAATGGCGAAAAGGGCCCAGGCCAGATCGAACCGATGGTCGATGTAGGCCATGACAAACCCGGGCGTAAGCAGAATCCTGGCAATGGTCAGGAGGTTGGGAATGGTCCAGATGGTATCGCGCGGAATCACTGCCGACACGGCTACTCCTTGCTGGTGATGACAAAGCTCAGGCCGCGCCCGGGCAAAAACGCCTCCAGACGGGACTTGAGCAATTGCCTGTTGACCACGCGAACGTCCCAGATTGCGGCCACCCCCGAGGGGAGCATTTCCATTTCCGCCAGCTTGACCTCCTGCACGGCCGAAACCCAGCCCTGCAGCACGCGGTCGAAGTCCTGGACCCCGTCCGGGGTGAACCAGCCGGAAACGCGCAGCCGGGTGGAGGAGGATGCGCTCTCGCGCATCTCCTTGCGGCCGAAATAGCGTTTCCAGAGCTCAAACCACAGCTCGGGAATGTCCTTCTTGACGGCGACCCAATCGCGTCCCTCGAAAATGAGCCTGCCCTTCCACAACTTCTCGCCTTCGCGCTGAAGCAGGAATTCGGGCTGCACGTCCAGGTCGCGCTTGAGCCCGGTCAGGAGAATGAGGTCCCGCACCTGCTGCAGACTCTCTTCATCCAGCTCGCCCTGATGGCGAAAGGTCACGGGAAGGGGTTCGGAAACCGTATAATAGATGCCCATGCTCTGCAGAGCTGTCCGCAGCGCCTGACGGTTGACGTTCACGTCCATGGTCAGGTTGAGGCCGTCCTCGGCGCGAAAGGAGGAAACCTCCTTGTACCCGAGCACATATCCGCCCGCCTTTTCCAGAAAATACTGCTTGAGCAACACTTGGCGATCTTCGGAAAGCGGCGCCGGCAGCAGGGAAAGGGCCGTATCGGTCACGGACTGGGCAAAAGCCGCGTCCGTGGCTTTCTGGCGCAACTGCATGGAGGTCATGCCCTCCTCGAAAGGCACGAACACCTCCACGGGCTGGGCCTGCGCCAGCCCGGCGCCCAGCAGAACGATTGAGAATACGATATATTTCAGCAGCCTCATGGCTGAATCTCCTCTGTGATGTCCTCTTCGGGATCTTCTGTCTTTTTACCCAGGGCAATCACCACCCGGCACTGGTCGGTCACGACGGAATCCTTCAGGAGAATCCTGGCCAATTCCGCGTCCGCGCCGGAAATGATGAAGTCCGTTTTTCCGCTTCCCACAACGGCCAGGGCCGTCACCACCAGGGGACGGTTGCCAACCCGGCTCCTGAGCTGAACGGGATCTGCCGTGGTGGAATACGAAACCACGCCGTTCCTGACGGCGCTTTCGCGGCTGACGCTGAACGCGCCGTACACGCCCACCCCGTCACGGCCGTAAACGACCGGAGCCAGGGCGGGTTCCGCACCGGAAAGGAGCGTGGCGTCCACCACCAGGCCGGTATAGGTTCCGGAACCGGCCATCATGCTGGTGGGCTCGACTGTGTTCATGGCCGCCAAGGTATCCAACCCCAGGCTCAGCCGGGGAGGAATACCGCTCTGGAACGGGATGGTGGGAGGCAGTATCAGGGAGGCCAGTTCGCCCCGGAGGGATGCCTGGACCGCCAGCGTCCCCTTGCCTTCCGCAAATTCCGGGAGTTCCAGCCGGGAGTTCTGTATCAGGCGGCGCACCTGGGCGTCGGCCTCGTCGTCCTCGGCAAGATAGGCCCCGACAGTGCTGGCCGCATCAATGCGGATGGCATAAACGGCCTCCAGCATCTTCCGGCGCGCCTCCACTGCGGCCTTGCGGACCGCAAGCGACGTCTGGTGGGTGGCGTCGAATCCTTCCGGGTCCACCTCCAGGGCCTTGGACACGGAGATGTCGCCGTTGCCCCAGAAAAGGATCACGTCGCCCCTCTCCTGGACATAGCCTCTGAATGCCAGGGCCTGCGCCGCGCTCAACGCGACCAGGACCAGCATCACGATCAGTGTGTATCGAATACGGGAAATGTATTTCATGAATATGCCTTTCATGGCGGGTAAGCTTTTTACGAGCAACTCCGCATGTAGCCTTCTCGGGCGGTTTAGGCAAGCCGTTCGTGCGCTCCCTTGCCGCCCCAGGCCCGATGCTATACATTGGAAAAAGCAACCAAACAAGGGAGCCCAAATGCACATATACCTCATGCAGCACGGGGCGTGCCTGCCCAAGGAACTCGATCCGCAGCAGCCGCTCAGCCCGGTGGGGCGGGAACAGATCGAAAAAAGCGCCGCAATCCTCAAGAATCTGGGGCTGCGGTTCGGCGTCATCCTTGCCAGCCCCAAGACGCGCTCCATGGAAACCGCGCAGATCGTGGCCAAGGCCGTGGGATATCCAGCAAAAAACATCGTCTGCAGCGATGCAATCAAACCCATGGCGGATGCAAAGAAAACCACGGACCTGATCCTGCAATACGAGGATGCCGAATCCGTGTTCATAGCCGGGCACCTGCCCTCGCTCAACAATCTGGCTTCCTACCTGCTGCTGCAGGATGTGCCGCCCACCCTGCACTTCGGCATCGAGAACGGGGGCATCATGCGCATCTCCCTGGAGGCCCAGCACCGGCGCGGCGCCCTGGACTGGCTGCTGCCGCCCAGGTTCCTGAACCTGATGCGCTAGCCGGCCTCGGCCAGCCACCGCTCCACGCGTTCGGCAATGGCTTCGTTGTCGCCGGGCGCGAACCACTCAATGTCCTTTTCCTTCTTGAACCAGGTCATCTGCCGCTTGGCATAGGCGCGGGTGTTCCGAATCCACCGCTGCTTGGTTTCCTCCAGGCTCATTTCGCCCCGGATATAGGCCAGCAGCTCGGCGCAACCGATGCCCGTCCATCCCGGGGCCTCGGGATCGGGACATATCTCGTAGGCCCGCCGGGCCTCTTCCAGGGCCTCATGCTTCAGCATGATGTCGATACGCGCCGCCAGCTTGGGAGTCAGGTCATCAAGGGCGATTTTCATACCCACCTTGAGATACCGGTACGGGGCCTTCTGATGCTCTTCGGAATGCCACCAGGTCATGTTCCTGCCCGTGGCGGCAAAGACCTCGGCGGCCCGGGCGTTTCTCTGGCTGTCGTTGGGATGGATCCTGGCCGCGTAGTCCGGATCCACCTCGGTCAACTCGCGGTGCAGGACCTGGGGGCCTTCCTTTTCCAGACGCTCCAGCACTCCCCGGCGGATGTCCTCCGGGATCTCGGGAATGGGGGCGATGCCCTGCAGCAGGGAGCGCAGGTAAAGCCCGGTGCCGCCCACAAGCATGGGTAGCCGGTCTTCCCCCAGCACCTGCCGGATATGTTCATGGGCCATATCCACGAAACGAGCCGCATTCATCTTCTCGCGGGTTTCCAAGAAACCGTACATGAGGTGCGGGCAGGCGGCCTGTTCCTCCGCGTCCGGCTGGGCCGTGACGACCGGAAAATCCCGATACACCTGGCGGGAGTCGAAATTGACGACACTGCCCGGCAGCCTGCGGGAAACCGCAATGGCCGCGGCGGTCTTGCCGGTGCCCGTCGGGCCCAGCACACAGAGAATGGAAGGTTTGGAATCCATGCGCCTAATCGTCCCCGGCCTCTTTCAGCTCGGCAAAGCGCTTGTAGACCTTGGGAATGAGATCCCCGGGCACCAGCCCCTTGATGTTGCCGCCGTGCTTGGCCACTTCCTTGACGATGGTGGAGCTCAGGTACATCCACTTGAAGTCGGTCATGAGGAACACGGTCTGTATATCGCGGTCCAGCTTGCGGTTCATGAGGGCCATCTGGAACTCGTACTCGAAATCCGAGACCGCGCGCAGCCCGCGCAGGATGGACCCCGCGCCCCTTCGGGCCACATAGTCGATGAGCAGCCCGTCAAAGGGCTCCACAATGACGTTGGGTTCGTCCGCAAAGGCCTGCTTGGCCATATCCACCCGCTCTTCCAGGGTGAAGAGGGTCTTTTTGGGGGTGCTCCGGGCAATGGCGAACACCACCTGATCGAATATCTTGAGCCCACGCTTGGTCAGGCTCACATGCCCCTTGGTCACGGGGTCGAAGGTGCCGGGATAGACCGCAAGCCTGGGGTTCAGTTCCGCCATAACAAAATCCTTGTCTGACCGTATTCACGGTCGGTTACGAGTTCCAATTCGGACAAAGGCCCCTCCGCAGGGGCCTGAATCTGCGCCTCCACCTCGGCCAGGATGAACGCACCCTCGGCAAACCAGCCGCTCTCCAGGGCCTTTTCCAGGGCCGGAACAAGCAGCCCCTTGCCATAGGGGGGATCGATGAATCCGAGATCGAAAGGCGCTTCCGGGCTCCTGGAGAGCACGGTAAAGAGATCTTTCGCCAAAACCTTGTATTTCCCGGCGGGCACTCCCAGGTCCTTGAGATTGGACCTGATGAGATCCGCCGCCTTCCTTCCCTTTTCCACAAACCAGGCCTCGTCGGCCCCGCGGCTCAGGCATTCGATGCCCAGGCTGCCGCTCCCGGCGAACATGTCCACCACACGCGCCCCGGCCCACTCCACGCCCCGGGCCTGGAGCATGGAAAAAACGGCCTCGCGCACCTTGTGGGTGGCCGGTCGGTATCCGGGGCCCTCGCAGGTCTTGAGCCTGCGGCCCCGGAATTCGCCTCCTACTACTCGCAAAACACTCTCCTACAGTTCCGAAATGAACTCCGACAGGGATCGGTTCAGGTCCAACAGCCGGTCGCGGGCTTCCACCTGGTCCACCCAGGCGCGTTCCTGAATGGAGGTGATGCGTGCCTTGAGCTCCTCGAGCAAATGGTCGGAATCCCTGAGCAGGAAATCCCAGTCCACGCGGGGACGCGCAACGGCCATATCCACCACGGGTTCGAAGTCCTTGCCCGGTTCGAGTTCGAGCTCTTCCATGTATTCCGGGATATGGACATCGAAACCGAAACGCTCCCGGATGACATCCGCAAAGACCTTCTGGCCCTCGGCCTCGCCGTGCACCAGCACGATCTTGACCGGCGTGTTGCGAAGGGTCTCGAGCCATTCGAGCATCTCGGCCTGACCCGCGTGACCGGAAAAACCGTTGATGGTCACGACCTTTGCCTTGACGGCCACATCCTCGCCGAAGATGCGCACCTTTCGTGCGCCGTTGACGATCTTGCGTCCGGGAGTACCCACGCCCTGCCAGCCGACAAAGACCACGCAGCAGTTGGGCTTCCAGAGGTTGTGGCGCAGGTGGTGCTTGATGCGGCCCGCGTTGGCCATGCCGCTGGCCGAGATGATGATGGCCGATTCATGACGCTCGTTGATCGCTTGGGACTGTTCCCTGCTTTCCGTGAAGTGCAGGTTGGGAAGATCCAGGGGATGTTCGCCCTTGTTGATGAAGGCCTGGGTCTCCTTGTCGAAGAACTCTGGATGCTTGCGGAAGATTTCCGTGGCGCGGATGGCCAGGGGACTGTCCAGGTAGATGGGCATGTCCTCGGGCAGCTTGCCCTGCTTGCGCAGCAGGAACAGGGAATAGATGATCTGCTGCGAACGTTCCACGGCAAAGGCGGGAATGACCACCTTGCCCTTGTTCTGATGGCAGTACTTAATGGCCTCGGCCAGGTCGTTGAGGCTGTTCTCGGCGTCTTTGTGGTTGCGGCTGCCGTAGGTGGACTCCAGGAAAAGATAGTCCGTTCTCTCGACTTCCTCCGGATCCTGCACGATGAGCTGCTCGGGGCGGCCCAGGTCGCCGGAAAAAACGATCTTGGTGGGCTTGCCGTCCTGGTAATATTCAAGCTCGATAAAGGCCGAACCGAGAATGTGCCCGGCGTCGCAATACCTGACCTTGATGCCCGGCACGGGCTCGAAGGATTTGCCGTATTCGACGGTCGCCAGCAGCGGGATGGTCCGCTCGGCGTCGCTGGTGGTGTACAGGGGGCTGACAACCTGCTGCCCCTTGCGCTTCGCCCTTTCGTTTTCCCATTCGGCTTCCATTTCCTGGATGTGCCCGCTGTCAAGCAGCATGATCTCCAGAAGATCCCTGGTGGGCGCCGTGCAATAGATGGGGTTCTTGTATCCTCGAGAAACCAGGGCGGGCAGCAGCCCGCTATGGTCGATATGCGCATGGGTCACGAGAACAAAATCAATGTTCTTCGCGTCATACGCCTGGTAGTTTTCATTGCGGGTTTCTATTTCCGCGTTCCCCTGGTGCATGCCGCAGTCCACGGCAAAACGTTTGCCTTCATGTTCGAGAATATAACAGGAACCACTGACAGTTCGGGCCGCTCCAAGAAATGTTACTTTCATAGACTGCTCCAAGGTTTTCCCGCCCCGTTTCCGAAATAATC of Salidesulfovibrio onnuriiensis contains these proteins:
- the rsmD gene encoding 16S rRNA (guanine(966)-N(2))-methyltransferase RsmD, encoding MRVVGGEFRGRRLKTCEGPGYRPATHKVREAVFSMLQARGVEWAGARVVDMFAGSGSLGIECLSRGADEAWFVEKGRKAADLIRSNLKDLGVPAGKYKVLAKDLFTVLSRSPEAPFDLGFIDPPYGKGLLVPALEKALESGWFAEGAFILAEVEAQIQAPAEGPLSELELVTDREYGQTRILLWRN
- the coaD gene encoding pantetheine-phosphate adenylyltransferase, with protein sequence MAELNPRLAVYPGTFDPVTKGHVSLTKRGLKIFDQVVFAIARSTPKKTLFTLEERVDMAKQAFADEPNVIVEPFDGLLIDYVARRGAGSILRGLRAVSDFEYEFQMALMNRKLDRDIQTVFLMTDFKWMYLSSTIVKEVAKHGGNIKGLVPGDLIPKVYKRFAELKEAGDD
- a CDS encoding MBL fold metallo-hydrolase RNA specificity domain-containing protein translates to MKVTFLGAARTVSGSCYILEHEGKRFAVDCGMHQGNAEIETRNENYQAYDAKNIDFVLVTHAHIDHSGLLPALVSRGYKNPIYCTAPTRDLLEIMLLDSGHIQEMEAEWENERAKRKGQQVVSPLYTTSDAERTIPLLATVEYGKSFEPVPGIKVRYCDAGHILGSAFIELEYYQDGKPTKIVFSGDLGRPEQLIVQDPEEVERTDYLFLESTYGSRNHKDAENSLNDLAEAIKYCHQNKGKVVIPAFAVERSQQIIYSLFLLRKQGKLPEDMPIYLDSPLAIRATEIFRKHPEFFDKETQAFINKGEHPLDLPNLHFTESREQSQAINERHESAIIISASGMANAGRIKHHLRHNLWKPNCCVVFVGWQGVGTPGRKIVNGARKVRIFGEDVAVKAKVVTINGFSGHAGQAEMLEWLETLRNTPVKIVLVHGEAEGQKVFADVIRERFGFDVHIPEYMEELELEPGKDFEPVVDMAVARPRVDWDFLLRDSDHLLEELKARITSIQERAWVDQVEARDRLLDLNRSLSEFISEL